From the Thermodesulfovibrionales bacterium genome, the window GCGGGAAGAAGCCACCTCGAGGGCGACCAAGTCATCGTTCGTTTTGATGAACCCCTCAGGAGCGCTGCCGGGGAAGTCCTGAAAATCTATCCGTCGGTCAAGGCGGAGCTGGCGAGAGACCTGTGGAGGCTCGATTTTCCTGCCGAGATAGTCCTCGTGAAAGAGAGAGATTCTTTCCTGAGAAACGCAGAAGACAGCCTCACCGTCGCGTATGCGGTACCCAGGGACAATCTTATCGTGATCGATTACTCCAGGATGAACACATACCCCTTTACTCTCGCAACAACACTGAAACATGAACTCTGTCATCTCCAGCTCCATCAGCAGATCAGACAGGGTGGCCTGCCGCGATGGCTTGATGAAGGGGTTTGTCAGTGGGTTACAGGAGGGGTCGGAGAGATAATGACTGATGAAAGCCGCTCGATTCTCAAGGAGGCGGCTCTTTCAAGACGGTTAATCGGCATCGGCGAGTTAACAGAGAGCTTTCCGACCGGCAGGAAAGAACTGTTGCTCGCCTATGAAGAGAGCCGGAGCATAGTCGCCTATATTGCGGGAGAATACGGGGTCCCGAAAGTACGGATGATGCTCGAATTATTAGGCTCCGGCGTAGACATCAACAAGGCGGTCGAAGAGAGCCTTTCGGTCTCTCTCAGCGAACTCGAGGCTCGCTGGAGAAACCACCTCACAAAAAGGATTTCATGGGTCAGCTATATGAGCGACAACCTTTATGAGTTGCTCTTTCTCCTGGCCGCTCTCATAACAGTATACGGGTTTATCAAGGTGATAAAGAGGAAGAAGAATTATCACGACGAGGAAGACGGGGAGATTAGTGACCCATCCAAAGAGGCAAGTGAAAGAAAATAGGTTTTCGTGTAGAATGGAAAAATGGGCGGAGAATTTCTTGGAGGAAGGGCGAGTATTCCGGCGATAGGTCTGCTTGCCATTCTGCTCTCGCTATCTTCCTGTGCGTCGACCAAGCCGGTCCCGGCCCTAACCGCGGGTGAGGAGAAAAACAGTCTTCCCTTTCTCGAAAGACGTTTCATAGGCGAAGTTCATTCCATAACGGTCCCTCCGTTTTACGGTGATCATGACGGCTGGAGGGAAAGTGTGCAGGAACTCCTTGCGTCTTCACCGCGCGTAAACGTTATTCGACCGGGAACGGGAGGGAGTGCGATCAATGAGGTGAGGGGAGGAGTGTCTCCAGGACCCGAAGACCGGGTTGAATTCCTCGCCGGATTCGGGAGGGCAGCTGGGTCCGATGCTGTCGTCAACGGCGTTATCCTCCCTCACAAGGATCGGCATGAGATCATCCTGCAGCTTATCGCTTCCCGTGATGCGAGGGTTCTCTGGTGGCAGGCGAGAGAGTTTACCTTTGCCGGCAGTGCCCCCTCTCCTTCGGACCGGATGAAAATGGTGGCGGAGATGCTCAACCCCCTCCTTCCTCTCCTGGCAAGAAAGGAAAAACCCGATGGTCTTCCTTCGACGGGATATCGAGGCGGGATTGATGATCAATCGAAAGGTGATGCGGAGACGAAGGCCGAGCCGATCAAGAAAAGCGACACAGACTCAAAACCGTCTGCAAAGCAGAAGACGGACAAGAAACCGAAGAAGAGTACCCAGCCCCGGCCGACGACCGAAGACATCAATCCGATGTGATCCATGGAAGAGATGTCGCGATACGCCATGATCTGTCCCAAGTGCACGAAGAGGTTCCCCCTCACGGAACATTACTGCGAAGCCTGTTCAGCGATGCTCGATCCGGTCGAAATTGCGAGCGGAGAGGGGGAGGGCGAGATGGGATCGGTTGCCGGTAGCGTTCCCTGTGTCGGCAGTGATGATTTTGAGGACATGAGAATAGCGCATCTGAGGGCGGATATCGAAAAGAAATTTGTGTATACCCTACTTCTCGAGAGAGACAAGCTGAACAGGAGGTTGGCAGAAAAAGAGCAATCACTTGAGGAGCTCCAACGTGGGACATCCGATACGGATGAGGGTGCAGTGCTTGCAGCCGCCAGAAAAGAGAAGGATATCAGTACGATCGTGAAACAGATCGCAGGCCT encodes:
- a CDS encoding peptidase MA family metallohydrolase, with protein sequence MGLFFAMYVPLSHAGRSHLEGDQVIVRFDEPLRSAAGEVLKIYPSVKAELARDLWRLDFPAEIVLVKERDSFLRNAEDSLTVAYAVPRDNLIVIDYSRMNTYPFTLATTLKHELCHLQLHQQIRQGGLPRWLDEGVCQWVTGGVGEIMTDESRSILKEAALSRRLIGIGELTESFPTGRKELLLAYEESRSIVAYIAGEYGVPKVRMMLELLGSGVDINKAVEESLSVSLSELEARWRNHLTKRISWVSYMSDNLYELLFLLAALITVYGFIKVIKRKKNYHDEEDGEISDPSKEASERK